Proteins encoded together in one Alteribacter keqinensis window:
- the iadA gene encoding beta-aspartyl-peptidase, which produces MLKLIKDVSVYRPEFSGKKDVLITDGRIALIEDQINLESLDPSSYDVTDGSGKRLMPGLIDAHVHITGGGGEGSFKTRTPELMLSDCIAGGITTLVGVIGTDGTTRTMTNLIAKAKALKEEGISCYCQTGSYQVPVKTLTGSIEQDIILIEEIIGAGEIAISDHRSSQPTREELARIASDARVGGILSGKAGVVNVHLGDSPDRLKLIEEVVETTDIPITQFVPTHINRNEGLLESGITFAKRGGYVDFTTSTTKEILEGDETKCSRGLKKMINSGVPVEQITFTSDGQGSLPEFDAKGNLTGLKIGRVTSLYKEVRDAVLEEGIAFEDAIKVATSNVADVYKFTGKGRVAVGADADLLLVNESDLEIESVMARGQWMMKDKEHLMKGTFE; this is translated from the coding sequence GTGCTTAAGCTAATTAAAGATGTAAGCGTTTATCGTCCGGAATTTTCAGGGAAAAAAGATGTTCTCATTACCGACGGACGAATCGCTCTAATTGAAGACCAAATCAATCTTGAGAGTCTGGACCCGTCATCGTATGATGTGACAGACGGATCGGGGAAACGGTTAATGCCGGGTCTGATCGATGCTCATGTACATATTACCGGGGGCGGGGGTGAAGGGAGTTTTAAAACAAGAACCCCTGAACTCATGCTGTCCGACTGCATCGCAGGTGGAATTACAACGCTGGTCGGCGTCATCGGAACCGACGGAACAACCCGGACGATGACAAATTTGATTGCAAAAGCAAAAGCCCTTAAAGAAGAGGGGATCTCGTGTTATTGCCAAACGGGTTCGTATCAGGTTCCCGTGAAAACTTTAACCGGTTCCATCGAGCAGGACATCATCTTAATTGAAGAGATCATCGGGGCAGGGGAGATTGCCATCTCCGATCACCGATCCTCACAGCCGACCCGGGAAGAGCTTGCCCGTATTGCAAGCGATGCAAGGGTTGGAGGGATTCTGTCCGGGAAAGCGGGTGTTGTGAACGTTCACCTCGGAGATAGTCCCGACCGGCTCAAACTGATCGAAGAAGTCGTGGAAACAACTGATATACCGATCACCCAGTTCGTTCCGACTCATATTAACCGGAACGAAGGGCTGCTCGAGTCCGGTATCACTTTTGCAAAGAGAGGCGGCTACGTGGACTTTACGACGAGCACAACAAAGGAAATTCTCGAAGGGGACGAGACGAAATGCAGCCGCGGCCTAAAGAAGATGATCAACAGCGGTGTCCCTGTTGAGCAGATCACCTTCACATCAGACGGCCAGGGAAGTCTGCCGGAGTTCGATGCAAAAGGGAACCTGACCGGACTTAAGATCGGCCGCGTGACGAGCCTTTACAAGGAAGTCCGGGATGCTGTCCTGGAGGAAGGCATAGCCTTTGAAGATGCCATTAAAGTAGCCACATCCAATGTAGCCGACGTGTACAAGTTTACCGGGAAAGGGCGGGTGGCAGTCGGCGCCGACGCTGATTTGCTTCTCGTGAATGAATCGGATCTGGAAATCGAATCCGTCATGGCCCGGGGGCAGTGGATGATGAAGGACAAAGAGCATTTGATGAAAGGAACATTTGAATAG
- a CDS encoding asparaginase encodes MTVKHSIEQGPGQMGHLAVYHSLNGCQYKEGNGGVEVNLPSLLQPFYALPLLTTGAAEAYLLTDRELAVCCGVQYDSPLQKDIELSLLFRFGIEPDEFYAFTDDHTSLPASYVGKAGLAMYLQHDWRGVFSRTHPVSQMTEQLLSRWSGEVGRFSVLGVSRMFSTLGDVTEVREHSLKRAIVKLSHVMGMSCGPHTVSAGISPWQIWSDHVTYAGIWVPGKKAGAAVYAPRNHDPLMFEEMKKRVVNRLITQLI; translated from the coding sequence ATGACAGTAAAGCATTCGATTGAACAAGGGCCGGGTCAGATGGGGCATCTGGCTGTGTACCACTCCTTGAATGGCTGTCAGTATAAAGAAGGGAATGGAGGTGTGGAAGTGAACCTTCCTTCCCTCCTTCAGCCTTTTTACGCGTTACCCCTTTTGACAACCGGTGCAGCGGAAGCGTATCTGTTAACGGACAGGGAGCTGGCTGTCTGCTGTGGTGTGCAGTATGATTCACCTCTTCAAAAAGATATTGAGCTGTCCCTGCTGTTTCGCTTTGGAATTGAACCGGATGAATTTTATGCTTTTACTGACGATCACACTAGTTTACCTGCATCTTATGTAGGAAAGGCAGGTCTGGCCATGTACCTGCAGCACGACTGGCGAGGGGTTTTCAGCCGTACGCATCCGGTCAGTCAAATGACAGAACAACTCTTATCACGGTGGTCCGGTGAAGTGGGGCGTTTTTCTGTATTGGGTGTTTCGAGAATGTTTAGTACACTGGGGGATGTAACGGAAGTCAGGGAACATTCCCTGAAAAGAGCCATCGTCAAGCTCAGCCATGTAATGGGAATGAGCTGCGGGCCACATACTGTATCTGCTGGAATATCTCCCTGGCAGATTTGGAGTGATCATGTTACATACGCCGGCATATGGGTGCCGGGGAAAAAAGCAGGTGCTGCTGTTTATGCGCCTCGCAATCACGACCCTCTTATGTTTGAAGAGATGAAAAAGCGTGTGGTCAATAGACTTATCACACAACTGATTTGA
- a CDS encoding ABC transporter ATP-binding protein — protein MGRPLLDVKDLKIHFPQKKGVIKKHVTYVKAVDGISFSLNEGETLGLVGESGCGKSTTGRGITQLVPTTDGEVLYEGTDIASLSKSDLRVQRKNMQMVFQDPYASLNPRLTVEDILAEPLKAHGVKDKQERKKRIEEMMDVVGLNRDFIRRYAHEFSGGQRQRIGIARALILNPKLIIADEPVAALDVSIQAQILNLLKDLQEDFGLTYLLISHDLSVVRHLCDRVAVMYLGRMAEIGNTDKIFENPLHPYTQTLLSAIPITNPRERKERIILQGDVPSPVDPPKGCAFVGRCPKAHERCRVERPDLQKMDEDHYVACHLYDPQ, from the coding sequence ATGGGCAGACCACTCTTGGACGTGAAAGACCTTAAAATTCATTTTCCCCAGAAAAAGGGCGTAATCAAAAAGCACGTCACCTATGTGAAGGCGGTCGACGGGATTTCTTTTTCCTTAAATGAAGGGGAGACTCTCGGGCTCGTTGGAGAGTCCGGGTGTGGAAAGTCCACTACAGGACGTGGCATTACCCAGCTTGTTCCTACGACTGACGGTGAAGTTCTTTACGAAGGAACAGATATTGCTTCCCTTTCCAAATCCGATCTTCGTGTGCAGCGTAAAAATATGCAGATGGTGTTTCAGGATCCTTATGCCTCCCTGAATCCCCGTCTTACGGTTGAAGACATTCTTGCGGAGCCGTTGAAGGCCCACGGAGTGAAAGATAAACAGGAACGCAAAAAGCGTATAGAAGAAATGATGGATGTAGTAGGATTAAACCGGGATTTTATCCGAAGATATGCCCATGAATTTTCAGGAGGACAGCGTCAGAGGATCGGTATTGCCCGGGCGCTTATTCTAAACCCGAAGCTCATCATTGCTGATGAGCCTGTAGCGGCCCTGGACGTCTCGATTCAGGCACAGATTCTGAATTTACTTAAAGATCTACAGGAAGATTTCGGGCTCACCTACCTGCTTATTTCCCACGATCTGAGTGTCGTCCGTCACCTGTGTGACCGGGTGGCGGTCATGTATCTCGGGCGTATGGCGGAGATCGGCAATACGGATAAAATCTTTGAAAACCCGCTGCACCCCTACACCCAGACGCTTCTTTCTGCTATTCCGATTACGAACCCGCGAGAGCGGAAAGAACGGATCATTCTCCAGGGGGATGTCCCTTCTCCGGTAGATCCTCCCAAAGGGTGTGCCTTCGTCGGCCGGTGCCCTAAAGCACATGAACGTTGCCGGGTGGAACGTCCGGATCTTCAGAAGATGGACGAGGACCATTATGTAGCCTGTCATTTGTATGATCCGCAATAG
- a CDS encoding ABC transporter ATP-binding protein — translation MANVLDIKNLEVSFKSDGKDVKVVNGISFSIKAGETVGVVGESGCGKSVTSLSIMRLIPSPPGRISGGEIHFDGENLLDKKEREMRKIRGNDISMIFQEPMTSLNPVFTIGKQINEVLLLHNRMTHAEARKKSIEMLKLVGIPRAEQIYDSHPYQLSGGMRQRVMIAIGLACEPRLLIADEPTTALDVTIQAQILDLMRGLKEKTNTAIMFITHDLGVVAEMCDRVVVMYSGEIVEEADVDTLFNDPKHPYTVGLLGSLPKVDEKQDRLFSISGQVPAPGTVEKGCRFAGRCDHVMPHCTQEDPPFLKMKDGHHARCWLYDDVHGRKEEAKDGQTTLGRERP, via the coding sequence ATGGCAAATGTACTTGATATAAAAAACCTCGAAGTGAGTTTTAAAAGTGACGGGAAAGATGTGAAAGTCGTAAACGGCATCAGTTTTTCCATTAAAGCCGGTGAAACTGTCGGCGTGGTAGGAGAGTCGGGGTGCGGTAAAAGTGTTACATCCCTATCCATCATGAGGCTGATCCCATCGCCGCCGGGGCGGATTTCCGGCGGGGAGATCCACTTTGATGGTGAAAACCTCCTGGATAAAAAAGAGCGGGAAATGCGTAAGATCCGTGGAAATGATATTTCAATGATTTTTCAGGAACCGATGACGTCGTTAAATCCCGTCTTCACTATCGGCAAGCAGATCAATGAAGTGCTGCTTCTTCATAACCGTATGACCCATGCCGAAGCCAGAAAGAAATCAATAGAAATGCTGAAGCTTGTAGGTATTCCCCGGGCGGAGCAGATATACGACAGCCACCCTTACCAGCTGTCGGGAGGCATGAGGCAGCGGGTAATGATTGCCATCGGTCTCGCCTGTGAACCGCGTCTTCTCATTGCTGATGAACCGACGACGGCTCTGGATGTGACAATTCAGGCTCAGATTCTCGATCTGATGCGTGGTCTAAAGGAAAAGACGAATACGGCGATTATGTTCATTACCCACGACCTTGGTGTAGTGGCGGAAATGTGCGACCGTGTGGTAGTGATGTATTCTGGTGAAATTGTAGAAGAAGCAGATGTAGATACGCTCTTTAACGATCCCAAACACCCGTACACGGTCGGACTTCTCGGCTCACTGCCGAAAGTAGATGAAAAACAGGACCGGCTCTTTTCCATATCCGGTCAGGTTCCGGCACCCGGTACTGTGGAAAAAGGATGCCGCTTTGCGGGGCGTTGTGACCATGTGATGCCTCATTGTACACAGGAGGATCCTCCTTTTCTGAAAATGAAGGACGGGCATCATGCCCGCTGCTGGCTTTATGACGACGTACACGGACGAAAGGAGGAAGCAAAAGATGGGCAGACCACTCTTGGACGTGAAAGACCTTAA
- a CDS encoding ABC transporter permease — MNTNETKPYSPFREFLTKFLKQKMAVAAFAVVILILFVGLFGSLLAPYDPHRPVTSQYPGKGIDLDQLTNASVTIEGVLTDGSTIEGAEIAQLTADSENRRIASIRRSARGILVNGNTSGFTNATIESGDVSSSFQVVVEGESLLEGKEPVISQLIPSQPEGVLSPGDEFQLNVTAILTDGEEITEHADIHELALRLYETEESEEVSSGFNAPASDAEAIEGLHFSSLDEDVAEVSDTGVVTVTGEGDGAIRIQTGPVSSVVQIAAGEQAEPVLAYLNVSEPNVTLTDVYKHQPPSSIHYFGTDHQNRDIFSRVIHGTQDTLLIGFVSVAIGAFIGTALGLLAGFYGRWVDSVVTRMTDVLLAFPGILLAIAVIAFLGAGITNIILAVAVFTIPVFIRIVRGSTLALKEMTYVEAARSIGVKDPVIILRHIFPGTLSVVMVYLTMRIGVAILIGAALSFLGLGGDITAPEWGSMLSAAKDNSGTVFHATFFPGLAIVITVLSFNILGDGLRDALDPKLKE, encoded by the coding sequence ATGAACACGAATGAGACGAAGCCCTATTCTCCTTTCAGGGAATTCCTTACGAAGTTTTTAAAGCAGAAGATGGCTGTGGCCGCTTTTGCCGTAGTCATTCTGATTTTATTTGTGGGCTTGTTCGGATCGCTACTGGCGCCATACGATCCACACCGCCCGGTTACGTCCCAGTATCCTGGTAAAGGCATAGACCTGGATCAGCTTACCAATGCGTCGGTTACGATTGAAGGGGTTCTTACAGACGGGTCAACCATTGAAGGAGCGGAGATTGCGCAGCTGACGGCCGATTCGGAAAACCGGAGAATTGCATCGATCCGCCGTTCCGCGCGGGGCATTTTAGTGAACGGCAATACGTCGGGCTTTACAAATGCCACAATTGAAAGCGGGGATGTGAGCTCGTCATTCCAGGTAGTGGTGGAAGGGGAGTCTCTCCTGGAAGGAAAAGAGCCGGTAATTTCACAGCTGATCCCATCACAGCCTGAGGGTGTCCTCTCTCCTGGAGATGAGTTTCAACTTAATGTTACGGCCATTTTGACCGATGGAGAAGAGATCACAGAACATGCAGACATTCACGAACTCGCTTTACGTTTGTATGAAACAGAAGAGTCAGAAGAAGTATCTAGCGGCTTCAATGCTCCGGCAAGTGACGCCGAAGCCATTGAAGGGCTGCATTTTTCTTCACTTGATGAGGATGTGGCCGAGGTAAGTGACACGGGCGTTGTTACCGTAACTGGTGAAGGGGACGGGGCGATCCGTATTCAGACGGGTCCTGTAAGTTCCGTTGTTCAAATTGCGGCAGGGGAACAGGCGGAGCCGGTTCTTGCCTACTTAAACGTTAGTGAGCCCAACGTTACGCTCACCGATGTGTATAAGCATCAGCCTCCGTCATCCATTCATTATTTTGGAACAGACCACCAGAACCGTGATATCTTCAGCCGGGTCATTCACGGCACGCAGGATACACTCTTAATCGGATTTGTTTCTGTGGCGATCGGTGCGTTTATCGGGACCGCCCTTGGTCTTTTGGCAGGATTCTACGGCCGCTGGGTGGACAGTGTGGTTACGAGAATGACAGACGTTCTTCTTGCTTTCCCGGGGATCCTTCTAGCCATTGCGGTTATTGCCTTTCTCGGTGCGGGCATTACGAACATCATTTTAGCCGTGGCTGTCTTTACGATTCCTGTATTTATCCGTATTGTCCGTGGTTCAACGCTGGCTTTGAAAGAAATGACCTATGTAGAAGCAGCTCGCTCGATTGGGGTAAAAGATCCGGTTATTATTCTCCGGCATATCTTCCCAGGCACCCTTTCTGTTGTGATGGTTTATCTGACAATGCGGATTGGTGTGGCGATTTTGATCGGGGCCGCCCTCAGTTTCCTTGGACTCGGGGGAGACATTACGGCGCCGGAGTGGGGATCAATGCTGAGTGCTGCAAAAGACAACAGTGGTACTGTGTTTCATGCTACGTTCTTTCCGGGACTGGCCATTGTCATTACAGTGCTGAGCTTCAATATTCTGGGTGACGGGCTTCGTGACGCCCTCGATCCGAAGCTGAAAGAATAG
- the nikB gene encoding nickel ABC transporter permease, producing the protein MLQFVLRRLIGMIPILFIITIISFLFVHLTPGDPIRIMYGAEIDQETYQTLREREGFNDPLPVQYGRYMKDMLVHGDLGQSYRTRADVSEEVIRRFGYTFVLTILSMFWAILIGVSVGIISATKRNSIWDRAGMVSTITALSIPEFWFGLMLMQIFAVQLGWFPTSGAGTPLHILLPSITLGFGVAATIVRFTRSSVLEVMREDYVRTARAKGQKERVVIWSHVLRNALIPVVTMAGLQFGFLIGGAVVVEQVFAWPGLGSYLIDSILSRDYPVIQALILLFSLQFLVINLLVDISYGFLNPQIRYD; encoded by the coding sequence ATGCTTCAATTTGTACTTAGAAGACTCATAGGCATGATTCCGATCTTATTTATCATAACAATCATTTCTTTCCTGTTCGTTCACCTCACACCGGGTGATCCGATCCGGATTATGTATGGAGCGGAGATTGACCAGGAGACGTATCAGACGCTTCGTGAGCGTGAAGGCTTCAACGATCCGCTTCCTGTTCAATACGGCCGTTATATGAAAGATATGCTTGTGCATGGGGACCTCGGACAATCGTACCGGACACGGGCAGACGTATCCGAAGAAGTCATCCGCCGGTTTGGCTATACCTTTGTCCTAACGATACTGAGTATGTTCTGGGCGATTTTAATCGGAGTTTCTGTAGGTATTATCTCTGCAACAAAACGAAACTCCATCTGGGACAGAGCGGGGATGGTGTCGACCATTACAGCACTCAGTATCCCTGAATTCTGGTTTGGTCTGATGCTCATGCAGATTTTCGCTGTTCAGCTTGGCTGGTTTCCTACAAGCGGAGCCGGAACACCACTGCATATTTTGCTGCCGTCGATTACCCTCGGGTTTGGTGTGGCAGCGACCATTGTACGATTTACCCGCTCCAGTGTCCTCGAAGTGATGCGGGAAGATTACGTGCGGACCGCCCGGGCAAAAGGGCAGAAGGAACGTGTGGTCATCTGGAGTCACGTCCTGAGAAACGCACTCATTCCTGTTGTCACCATGGCAGGTCTGCAGTTTGGCTTTCTCATTGGAGGAGCTGTCGTTGTTGAACAGGTTTTCGCCTGGCCGGGGCTGGGGTCTTATCTGATCGATTCCATTTTGTCCCGTGACTATCCGGTTATACAGGCATTGATTCTATTATTCTCACTGCAGTTTTTAGTTATAAATCTACTGGTGGATATCAGCTATGGATTCTTAAATCCGCAGATCCGCTATGACTGA
- a CDS encoding glutathione ABC transporter substrate-binding protein gives MKKVKASWMALALSSVLVLAACGGEEPADTGEDDTGTDEPQTEETEDEGDEGEGEAASGGDLTVGIEAEPTSMDPHNTTDGNSATIQSTMMEGLLRFNENMEIVPVLAEDYDYSDDATEITFYLREGVTFHDGTEFNAEAVKENIDFVRDTDNGMARSSFFSFVEEVIVEDDYTVTIVADEPNSAMASYMAHSSAAFKSVEELNKKLEDPDYNLDREGAVGTGPFQFVEWRDSEHVVVEKFDDYWNEEEAARVDAITFRPVQEASTRVNMLRTGEVDVITPIPTLNAAELENEEDLDLYTGSSTDLYYIGMNFQNENYDDLKVRQAMNHAVDKDGLIAQVLDGYGQVADSAIAPAVYGYAGQSVYEYDLELAQELMDEAGYEDGFEATLWTRNSTEFLSVAEYVAIQLAEIGIDVEVEAYESGTLFDMLDAGEGTDLWIGRWSPGTGEADYGLRPNFASDRVPPNFNNSGFYVNEELDVMFDDAISTPDEDEAMETYAEIQQVIYEDAPWVFLHIPDALIAKGTNVHGIYVLPSGAVHLNLAEIR, from the coding sequence TTGAAAAAAGTTAAAGCGTCCTGGATGGCACTTGCTCTTTCATCCGTCCTGGTACTGGCAGCATGCGGCGGTGAAGAACCCGCAGATACAGGTGAAGACGACACAGGCACAGATGAACCGCAAACAGAAGAAACGGAAGATGAAGGTGACGAAGGAGAGGGAGAAGCGGCTTCAGGGGGAGACCTTACTGTAGGTATCGAAGCCGAGCCTACTTCGATGGATCCTCATAATACGACAGACGGCAACTCCGCTACGATTCAGAGTACGATGATGGAAGGGCTGCTAAGATTCAATGAAAATATGGAAATCGTTCCTGTCCTTGCAGAAGACTATGACTATAGTGACGACGCTACCGAAATTACCTTTTACTTACGTGAAGGCGTAACCTTCCACGATGGAACAGAATTTAACGCTGAGGCCGTAAAAGAAAATATCGATTTTGTCCGTGATACGGATAATGGGATGGCAAGGTCTTCTTTCTTTTCATTTGTAGAGGAAGTCATCGTGGAGGATGACTACACAGTTACAATCGTAGCTGATGAGCCAAACTCTGCCATGGCCTCCTACATGGCCCACTCTTCTGCGGCATTTAAATCAGTAGAAGAGCTGAATAAGAAGCTGGAGGACCCGGATTACAACCTTGACCGTGAAGGTGCTGTTGGTACCGGACCTTTCCAATTTGTCGAGTGGCGTGACAGTGAGCACGTTGTTGTCGAGAAATTCGATGACTACTGGAATGAGGAGGAAGCAGCAAGAGTGGACGCCATTACCTTCCGCCCTGTTCAGGAAGCAAGTACGCGGGTGAACATGCTTCGTACAGGCGAAGTGGACGTCATCACACCAATTCCAACCTTAAATGCCGCTGAATTGGAAAATGAAGAGGATCTTGATCTTTACACAGGGTCAAGTACGGATCTTTACTATATCGGAATGAACTTCCAAAACGAAAACTACGATGACCTTAAAGTGCGTCAGGCTATGAACCATGCAGTAGATAAAGATGGTCTTATCGCCCAGGTTCTTGACGGCTACGGTCAGGTTGCTGATTCTGCCATTGCTCCGGCCGTATATGGGTACGCAGGGCAGTCTGTCTACGAGTATGACCTTGAGCTTGCTCAGGAACTGATGGATGAAGCAGGGTATGAAGACGGGTTCGAAGCTACCCTCTGGACACGTAACAGCACCGAGTTTCTCAGTGTTGCAGAGTACGTGGCTATCCAGCTTGCTGAGATCGGCATCGATGTGGAAGTAGAAGCTTATGAATCTGGTACGTTGTTTGACATGCTCGATGCTGGTGAAGGCACGGATCTGTGGATCGGCCGCTGGTCTCCTGGTACCGGTGAAGCTGACTATGGTTTACGTCCGAACTTCGCCTCTGACCGGGTGCCGCCTAACTTCAACAACTCAGGATTCTATGTTAACGAAGAGCTTGATGTCATGTTTGATGACGCCATCTCCACTCCTGATGAAGACGAAGCAATGGAAACATACGCTGAAATCCAGCAGGTGATTTACGAAGACGCACCGTGGGTATTCCTCCACATTCCGGATGCACTGATTGCCAAAGGTACAAACGTACACGGCATTTACGTACTTCCTTCTGGTGCTGTTCACTTAAACCTGGCGGAAATCCGCTGA
- a CDS encoding ATP-binding protein — protein MSVFKDFLHNLFYILTPIFLYVTFWGGFGFQRNRKMTRIFFFILCVSSMVLSMTFPVVLNNGITFDLRHVPLIIGTLYGGWGMGLALLLFQNAYRAIWIGMESILFAIYFSSLVYLFFLGFSKYYHSIKLTKKILYYMLVLLIVASLATVFPSTIFADTRTEIAYYMVQFFFIYSCVSFLVIYTLEKILLNERLKGDLRKSEQLRLVSELAASVAHEVRNPMTVARGFIQLLQSNANLTENEKKYMQLTLSEIDRAQLIISDYLSLAKPKDVELETINVAFTMDKVRHTIQAYALMNNVSVYLDVPSHLKIRGDEKELTQVVLNLAKNGIEAMPQGGKLFLSAVHTGQHIRIKIADTGSGMTKEEVKQLGTAYYSTKEKGTGLGLMVSFSIIRSWGGHIQVNSKVGEGTEFIIQLPVITEKHDTPEKEPTMSV, from the coding sequence ATGAGTGTTTTTAAGGATTTTCTGCACAACCTGTTTTACATCCTGACTCCCATTTTTCTTTATGTAACCTTTTGGGGAGGCTTTGGTTTTCAGCGTAACCGGAAAATGACAAGAATATTCTTCTTTATCCTTTGTGTGAGCTCCATGGTCCTTTCCATGACCTTTCCTGTAGTATTAAACAATGGAATTACCTTTGACCTCCGGCATGTTCCCCTGATAATCGGAACACTTTACGGCGGCTGGGGTATGGGGCTTGCTTTACTTTTGTTCCAGAACGCTTATCGTGCCATCTGGATTGGAATGGAAAGCATATTGTTCGCCATTTATTTCAGTTCACTAGTATATCTCTTTTTTCTTGGTTTTTCAAAGTATTATCATTCCATTAAATTAACGAAAAAAATTCTTTATTATATGCTGGTGCTCCTGATCGTTGCCTCTCTTGCGACGGTGTTCCCTTCTACGATCTTTGCCGATACGAGAACTGAAATTGCGTATTACATGGTACAGTTCTTCTTTATCTACTCATGTGTATCATTTCTTGTTATCTATACACTTGAAAAGATCCTTTTAAACGAACGTCTTAAAGGTGATTTAAGAAAAAGTGAACAGCTCCGCCTTGTCAGCGAGCTTGCTGCTTCTGTTGCACATGAAGTAAGAAACCCTATGACAGTGGCACGAGGCTTCATTCAGCTTCTTCAATCGAATGCCAACCTGACGGAAAACGAAAAGAAATACATGCAGCTTACCCTCTCTGAAATTGACAGGGCCCAGCTGATTATCAGTGACTATTTATCCCTCGCAAAGCCAAAAGATGTGGAACTTGAAACGATCAATGTTGCTTTTACGATGGATAAAGTAAGGCACACCATTCAGGCCTACGCCCTTATGAACAATGTTTCGGTCTATCTTGACGTTCCGTCTCATTTAAAAATCAGAGGCGATGAAAAAGAGCTCACCCAGGTTGTTTTAAATTTAGCCAAAAACGGTATCGAAGCGATGCCACAAGGGGGAAAGCTGTTTTTGTCTGCCGTCCATACCGGCCAGCACATCCGAATTAAAATTGCAGACACAGGCAGTGGTATGACCAAAGAAGAAGTCAAACAGCTGGGCACAGCGTATTATTCCACCAAGGAAAAAGGAACGGGCCTTGGCTTAATGGTGTCATTCAGTATTATCCGCTCCTGGGGCGGACATATACAGGTCAACAGTAAGGTCGGAGAAGGAACAGAGTTCATCATCCAGCTTCCTGTCATAACCGAAAAACACGATACCCCTGAAAAAGAACCGACGATGTCAGTATAA
- a CDS encoding thioredoxin family protein, giving the protein MKKIIIFGVAVVIIFGALAFVTSYQNQQQSEGNPYGKDRLHQETIDTLDDPNYDNIILPDELDEKIENEEDFTVYYFSPACQACNQVSPVIIPMADEKDIDLHLFNLLEFDDGFSQFGIEGTPTLIHYENGEEVERIYGAADQPTYEWFYDDIVLGEE; this is encoded by the coding sequence ATGAAGAAAATCATTATCTTCGGGGTTGCCGTTGTGATTATTTTTGGTGCACTTGCATTTGTCACGTCGTATCAGAATCAGCAGCAATCTGAAGGAAACCCATATGGTAAAGACCGTCTTCATCAGGAAACGATTGATACCCTTGATGACCCGAATTATGACAACATCATTCTTCCGGATGAGCTGGATGAAAAGATTGAGAATGAAGAGGATTTTACTGTTTATTATTTCAGCCCTGCCTGCCAGGCTTGTAACCAGGTAAGTCCTGTTATTATTCCAATGGCAGATGAAAAAGATATTGACCTGCACTTATTTAATTTACTCGAGTTTGACGACGGGTTCAGTCAATTTGGCATTGAAGGAACACCGACGCTGATTCATTATGAGAATGGTGAAGAAGTGGAACGGATATACGGTGCTGCAGACCAGCCGACATATGAATGGTTCTACGATGATATCGTACTTGGTGAAGAATAA
- a CDS encoding disulfide oxidoreductase, with protein MKDNKAVEYGLFAAWAIAFTATLGSLYFSEIRMFIPCELCWIQRIFMYPLAITLAIAAVKKDAKQAVYALPLSVIGALISLYHYLVQKVPAMAQTSDFCGVVPCNYQYINVFGFITIPFLAFIAFAAISVLLIVVLAKSKE; from the coding sequence GTGAAAGATAATAAAGCAGTTGAATATGGACTTTTTGCTGCATGGGCCATCGCATTTACGGCAACGCTCGGATCTCTTTATTTTTCAGAAATAAGAATGTTCATTCCGTGCGAACTGTGCTGGATTCAGCGGATTTTTATGTACCCGCTTGCGATTACCCTTGCCATTGCAGCAGTAAAGAAAGACGCAAAACAGGCTGTTTATGCCCTGCCTCTCAGCGTAATCGGGGCTTTGATTTCTCTGTATCACTATTTGGTACAGAAAGTGCCGGCTATGGCACAAACATCTGATTTTTGCGGCGTCGTACCTTGTAATTATCAATACATCAACGTATTTGGTTTTATCACGATTCCGTTTCTTGCTTTTATTGCTTTTGCTGCAATTTCTGTATTATTGATCGTTGTACTGGCTAAATCGAAGGAGTGA